The Terriglobus tenax genome contains a region encoding:
- a CDS encoding ABC transporter permease, translated as MSRCIFGARISLSVATSVVILSLGVGIAIGSLAGFYGGWLDTVLNVYLINAFMAIPGILLAIAFVAFSGPGFGNLVAALSLTMWTGFARLVRAQVAAAAQMEYVEAARTLGASDLRIIVRHILPNILQPVLVQAALGLATAVLSEATLSFLGLGAPPPAPSWGNMLNDARSHLFDSPHMVLFPALAVMICVVAFNFLGDVLRDAADPRRKATVALPAEA; from the coding sequence TTGTCCCGCTGTATCTTTGGTGCTCGCATCTCTCTATCTGTTGCCACCAGCGTTGTGATTCTTTCGCTCGGTGTCGGCATCGCCATTGGTTCTCTGGCTGGTTTTTACGGTGGATGGTTGGATACCGTACTGAACGTCTATCTGATCAACGCCTTTATGGCCATTCCGGGAATTCTGCTGGCAATTGCCTTCGTTGCCTTCTCGGGGCCGGGATTCGGCAACCTGGTGGCGGCGCTTTCCCTTACCATGTGGACCGGTTTTGCCCGGCTGGTCCGCGCGCAGGTTGCCGCTGCTGCGCAGATGGAATACGTGGAAGCGGCTCGCACCCTTGGAGCGAGCGATCTGCGCATTATTGTCCGGCACATCCTGCCCAATATTCTGCAACCGGTGCTGGTACAGGCTGCCCTTGGCCTAGCAACAGCCGTTCTGTCAGAAGCAACGCTCAGCTTTCTCGGTCTGGGCGCACCGCCTCCGGCGCCGAGCTGGGGCAACATGCTGAACGACGCCAGGTCACACCTTTTCGATTCCCCACATATGGTTCTGTTCCCTGCACTTGCGGTGATGATCTGCGTTGTTGCCTTTAATTTCCTGGGCGACGTTCTGCGCGATGCCGCCGATCCGCGCCGCAAAGCGACCGTGGCTCTTCCGGCAGAGGCTTGA
- the secG gene encoding preprotein translocase subunit SecG, which yields MIYVLVVLHIIVCLFLIGVVLLQQGKSADLAGAFGGQGSQTAFGPRGAASLLTRFTTWSAILFMLTSIGLTVLMARSSSTSVFSGEKAPVSAPASK from the coding sequence ATGATTTACGTACTTGTTGTTCTTCACATCATCGTGTGCCTCTTTCTGATCGGCGTCGTCCTGCTGCAGCAGGGTAAAAGCGCTGACCTTGCCGGCGCCTTTGGCGGACAGGGTTCTCAGACCGCGTTCGGACCTCGCGGCGCGGCCAGCCTTCTGACCCGTTTCACCACCTGGTCGGCCATCCTGTTCATGCTCACCTCCATCGGCCTCACGGTCCTGATGGCGCGTTCGAGCTCCACCTCGGTCTTCTCGGGTGAGAAAGCTCCAGTTTCGGCCCCCGCAAGCAAGTAA
- a CDS encoding hemolysin family protein, whose protein sequence is MVEWILLRGVTVAVFILANSFFVAAEFALVSVRETRLRQLIAMARPGAETALALKRSIDDFLPAVQLGVTLASLALGWIGEPVVAEFLLMLLHKAEWLHVIPGFEKHVLIYAHGAAIVVAFAIITYFEVLLGELVPKALALQRAERIALAVAGPMDVFMRLTRPAVNVMNSSARVVLKLFRAPLSGEGAVHSPEELKMIATGARRMGLLPPMQELVIHRAIELNHVLVRDIMTPRGKIFSLPADMPLEAASARIIEEQHSRIPIHDPKTGKEHIIGVVYSKDVSRLMHFRSRMRPYDAGGEIQLKLGQIMKDVLVVPETKPVADLIEELQQRKRQMAIVVDEFGTTVGLVTVEDALEQLVGELDDEFDIANRAVLESGTGWILDGSVNLRDLETQMRWSLPREEGEQTVAGFLLTQLGHIPHVGESVEFDGRRFTVLEMTRQKINRVGVEPVAPQDSKTEAKAS, encoded by the coding sequence ATGGTGGAGTGGATACTTCTTCGCGGCGTCACGGTGGCGGTATTTATTCTGGCGAACAGCTTCTTTGTGGCCGCCGAATTCGCGTTGGTCAGCGTGCGCGAAACGCGGCTGCGGCAGTTGATCGCCATGGCTCGTCCAGGCGCTGAAACGGCGCTTGCGCTCAAGCGCTCGATTGATGACTTTCTTCCCGCGGTACAGCTGGGGGTCACTCTCGCCTCACTTGCTCTCGGCTGGATCGGCGAACCGGTCGTCGCCGAGTTTCTGTTGATGCTGCTGCACAAAGCAGAGTGGCTGCATGTCATCCCCGGCTTTGAGAAACATGTGCTCATCTACGCACATGGCGCGGCAATCGTGGTCGCCTTCGCCATCATCACCTACTTCGAAGTCCTGCTGGGCGAGCTTGTACCGAAGGCACTGGCACTGCAGCGCGCGGAGAGAATCGCGCTTGCGGTTGCTGGTCCGATGGATGTCTTCATGCGGCTGACGCGGCCCGCGGTCAATGTGATGAACAGCTCGGCTCGCGTCGTATTGAAGCTCTTCCGCGCTCCGCTCAGCGGGGAAGGCGCCGTCCACTCACCGGAAGAGCTGAAGATGATCGCCACCGGAGCTCGCCGCATGGGTCTGCTGCCGCCTATGCAGGAGCTTGTGATCCATCGCGCCATTGAGCTGAATCATGTTCTGGTGCGCGACATCATGACGCCACGCGGCAAGATTTTTTCTCTGCCCGCCGATATGCCGCTTGAAGCCGCCAGCGCCCGCATCATTGAAGAGCAACACTCCCGCATTCCAATCCACGATCCGAAGACCGGCAAAGAACACATCATCGGCGTGGTGTACTCCAAAGACGTTTCGCGCCTGATGCACTTCCGCAGCCGCATGCGGCCGTACGACGCAGGGGGTGAGATTCAACTGAAGCTCGGGCAGATCATGAAAGACGTACTGGTCGTTCCCGAGACCAAGCCAGTCGCCGACCTGATTGAAGAGCTGCAGCAGCGCAAACGCCAGATGGCCATCGTCGTCGACGAATTTGGAACCACGGTCGGCCTGGTCACCGTGGAAGATGCCCTGGAACAGCTTGTCGGGGAGCTGGACGATGAGTTTGACATAGCCAACCGCGCTGTCCTGGAGAGCGGCACCGGATGGATTCTGGATGGCAGCGTCAACCTGCGCGACCTGGAGACACAGATGCGCTGGAGCCTGCCTCGCGAAGAAGGCGAGCAGACCGTCGCCGGCTTCCTTCTGACGCAGCTTGGGCATATTCCGCATGTTGGCGAGTCGGTGGAGTTCGACGGCCGCCGCTTCACCGTGCTGGAAATGACCCGGCAGAAGATCAACCGCGTGGGCGTGGAACCGGTCGCTCCGCAAGACAGCAAAACAGAGGCAAAAGCTTCGTGA
- a CDS encoding metallophosphoesterase family protein — MGVLSDTHGLLRPEVLPALNGVEHILHAGDVGNPEVLDALRTIAPVTAIRGNTDTHGPCALLPETEMVELAGRFFYMVHDIAQLDIKPTSAGVHCVVYGHSHKPAAEERDGVLYLNPGACGPRRFNLPLTVSLVEIEGDRITHQLVPLL, encoded by the coding sequence GTGGGTGTACTGTCCGACACGCACGGATTACTGCGGCCAGAGGTGCTGCCCGCGCTGAATGGGGTGGAACATATTCTGCACGCGGGCGATGTAGGCAATCCTGAGGTACTGGACGCCCTGCGGACGATTGCTCCGGTGACGGCGATCCGCGGCAATACGGATACGCATGGCCCCTGTGCCCTGCTGCCGGAGACAGAGATGGTGGAATTGGCGGGGCGATTTTTCTACATGGTGCACGATATCGCACAGCTCGACATCAAGCCTACGTCGGCCGGAGTTCACTGCGTGGTCTATGGCCACTCCCACAAGCCTGCGGCGGAGGAGCGCGATGGCGTGCTCTATCTGAATCCGGGAGCCTGCGGTCCGCGCCGCTTCAACCTGCCCCTAACGGTGTCCCTGGTTGAGATTGAGGGCGACCGCATCACGCACCAGCTTGTGCCGCTGCTTTAG
- a CDS encoding YjhG/YagF family D-xylonate dehydratase: MPDDLGTDAILNSDRSLFQNVKTHARGPEGALPITPEMLTHQPSGNLFGLSQNAGMGWEPSRLNDPEYLILSTHGGVRAADGTPIALGFHTGHWEVGLLVTEAARELRNQHATPFAGACTDPCDGRTQGTAGMMDSLPYRNDAAVVLRRLMRSLPTRRGVLGVATCDKGLPAMMMALASSGEYPSVLIPGGVTLLPDAGEDAGKVQTIGARYSQHQISLEYAAEIGCRACASPGGGCQFLGTAATAQAVAEAMGLSLPHTALAPSGQDIWLDAAARSARAILRMTRQGTGTRDVLTDAAIRNAMVVHAAIGGSTNLLLHIPAVAHTAGLKRPTVEDWTRINRSVPRIVDALPNGPRNFATVQVFLAGGVPEVMLHLRDAGLLDLNVMTVSGATLGENLAWWEQSERRRILKDRLRELDGVDPDEVILSPDRARAAGLTSTVCFPSGNLTPEGSVIKSTSIDPSLMDADGIYRHTGPARVFLTEADAIAAIKQGSIGSGDVMALICGGPAGAGMQEIYQITSALKNLPYCRHVAVITDARFSGVSTGACIGHISPEALAGGPVGKLRDGDTIEIVIDRAQLHGTVNLVGEDEERFSPEEGARRLAARTPRADLRPHPDLPSDTRLWAALVQTSGGIWGGCVYDVDAIVQQLQKS, from the coding sequence ATGCCGGATGACCTCGGGACAGACGCCATTCTCAACAGCGATCGGTCCCTGTTTCAAAACGTAAAGACCCATGCACGCGGACCCGAAGGCGCCCTGCCTATTACGCCGGAGATGCTGACCCATCAGCCCTCGGGCAATCTCTTCGGCCTCTCGCAGAACGCTGGCATGGGCTGGGAACCATCTCGCCTCAATGATCCTGAATACCTGATCCTGAGTACCCACGGCGGCGTCCGCGCCGCTGACGGCACTCCCATTGCGCTTGGCTTCCATACCGGCCACTGGGAGGTCGGCCTGCTGGTCACCGAGGCCGCCCGTGAGCTGCGCAACCAGCATGCGACACCATTTGCCGGAGCCTGCACCGATCCGTGTGACGGCCGCACACAGGGCACTGCCGGCATGATGGACTCTCTGCCGTATCGCAACGATGCCGCAGTCGTCCTGCGCCGTCTCATGCGTTCGCTGCCCACGCGCCGCGGCGTGCTCGGCGTGGCTACCTGTGACAAAGGCCTGCCCGCCATGATGATGGCCCTGGCTTCCTCCGGCGAGTATCCCAGCGTTCTCATTCCTGGGGGAGTCACGCTGCTGCCCGACGCAGGAGAAGACGCAGGCAAGGTGCAGACCATCGGCGCTCGCTACTCCCAACACCAGATCAGCCTGGAATATGCCGCCGAGATAGGCTGCCGCGCCTGTGCTTCTCCCGGCGGAGGCTGCCAGTTCCTTGGCACCGCCGCCACGGCTCAGGCCGTAGCCGAAGCCATGGGCTTGAGTCTTCCGCACACCGCGCTCGCACCGTCCGGGCAGGATATCTGGCTGGACGCCGCCGCTCGCAGCGCACGCGCCATCCTTCGCATGACCCGGCAGGGAACCGGCACACGCGATGTGCTGACCGACGCCGCCATCCGCAACGCGATGGTGGTGCACGCAGCCATCGGAGGTTCCACCAACCTTCTGCTCCATATCCCGGCCGTTGCCCACACCGCCGGCCTCAAGCGGCCCACCGTCGAGGACTGGACACGCATCAACCGCAGCGTGCCGCGTATCGTAGACGCCTTGCCGAACGGCCCCCGTAACTTCGCCACGGTGCAGGTCTTTCTTGCGGGCGGAGTGCCGGAGGTCATGCTGCACCTGCGCGACGCCGGTCTGCTTGACCTGAATGTAATGACCGTCAGCGGAGCTACGCTCGGCGAAAACCTTGCATGGTGGGAGCAAAGCGAACGTCGACGCATCCTGAAGGATCGTTTGCGTGAGCTGGACGGCGTTGACCCTGACGAGGTCATCCTGTCGCCCGACCGCGCACGCGCAGCTGGGCTCACCTCGACCGTCTGCTTTCCCTCAGGCAATCTCACACCCGAAGGCAGCGTGATCAAGAGCACCTCGATTGATCCGTCCCTCATGGATGCCGACGGCATCTATCGCCACACCGGCCCCGCACGCGTCTTTCTTACCGAAGCAGATGCCATCGCCGCCATCAAGCAGGGAAGCATTGGCTCCGGCGACGTCATGGCCCTTATCTGCGGTGGCCCGGCAGGCGCTGGTATGCAGGAGATCTACCAGATCACCTCGGCGCTCAAGAATTTGCCCTATTGCAGGCACGTCGCCGTCATCACCGACGCACGCTTCAGCGGTGTCTCCACCGGAGCGTGTATTGGACACATCTCCCCCGAGGCTCTTGCAGGCGGACCTGTTGGCAAACTACGCGATGGGGACACCATCGAGATCGTTATCGACCGCGCCCAGCTTCACGGCACGGTAAACCTTGTGGGGGAAGACGAGGAACGATTCAGCCCGGAAGAAGGTGCCCGTCGCCTTGCTGCCCGCACTCCGCGTGCCGACCTTCGTCCACATCCTGATCTTCCGTCAGACACACGCCTGTGGGCCGCCCTGGTCCAGACCAGCGGAGGCATCTGGGGCGGCTGCGTCTACGACGTCGACGCCATCGTGCAACAGCTACAGAAGTCATAG
- a CDS encoding ABC transporter permease, translating to MKFGNILKRLAITLPVLWLIVTVVFLLIRLVPGDPIVQMLGEGATAADISTLRHAYGFDLPMHTQYWVFLKGVAHGDLGRSVRLREGVMALIGQRYPYTLELTLAAMFLGILFSVPAGIWSAYRNGTRVDRTIGIVSLFGLSLPNFALGPVLILVFAIWLGWLPVSGAGSGWSLFTHLILPAVTLGSGLAATLTRMVRTSVLEELGKDYLRTDRAKGLPERTVVWHAFRNALVPVLTVIGLQFGSLLAGAIVTETIFSWPGLGRLTISAISNRDYPLVQGCILAIGVTYVAVNLLTDVAYRLVNPRMRSA from the coding sequence GTGAAGTTCGGCAACATTCTCAAGCGGCTGGCGATTACGCTGCCGGTACTGTGGCTTATCGTCACGGTTGTATTTCTGCTCATCCGGCTGGTACCGGGCGACCCCATCGTGCAGATGCTGGGCGAAGGCGCAACCGCTGCGGATATCTCCACGCTGCGCCATGCCTATGGCTTTGACCTTCCCATGCACACGCAGTACTGGGTCTTCCTGAAGGGAGTTGCGCACGGCGATCTTGGCCGCAGCGTGCGCCTGCGCGAGGGCGTGATGGCGCTGATCGGCCAGCGGTACCCCTACACATTGGAACTGACCCTGGCCGCCATGTTTCTCGGCATCCTGTTTTCGGTGCCTGCGGGTATCTGGTCGGCCTATCGCAATGGAACCCGGGTCGACCGCACCATCGGCATCGTCAGCCTCTTTGGCCTGTCCCTGCCGAACTTCGCGCTCGGCCCGGTGCTGATTCTTGTCTTTGCGATCTGGCTGGGCTGGCTTCCGGTCTCTGGCGCTGGTAGCGGATGGAGCCTGTTCACCCATCTCATTCTGCCGGCGGTGACGCTGGGCAGCGGTCTGGCGGCGACGCTGACACGCATGGTGCGAACCTCGGTGCTCGAAGAGCTGGGTAAGGACTACCTGCGGACTGATCGCGCCAAGGGGCTACCCGAACGGACCGTCGTCTGGCATGCCTTCCGCAACGCCCTGGTGCCCGTTCTGACGGTGATTGGTCTGCAGTTTGGCTCCTTGCTGGCGGGCGCCATCGTCACCGAAACCATCTTCAGCTGGCCAGGACTGGGACGGCTGACCATCTCCGCGATCTCCAACCGCGACTATCCGCTGGTGCAGGGATGCATCCTTGCGATCGGCGTCACGTACGTGGCGGTTAATCTGCTGACGGACGTGGCTTACCGGCTGGTGAATCCGCGGATGCGGTCGGCCTAA
- a CDS encoding WecB/TagA/CpsF family glycosyltransferase, with product MTKTILGVPFFTGTAEEAVQRMLNGGLLVVPAAPALKDIGTHGAYREALLHADLVITDSAFMVLVWNLLERDNLRRVSGLKYLRLLLDEPEVRNTGNTLWIMAGSKSADRNLNWLRSEGINVPDDYVYNAPMYGAVINDQDLLERLERLRPKHIVVTIGGGNQERLGHYLRQQLSYVPGIHCIGAAIAFLSGDQVHIPEWADQFYLGWLFRVLDKPKLYFPRYISATSLFGLLAKYRSALPPLEQNSAQQA from the coding sequence ATGACGAAGACGATTCTTGGTGTGCCTTTTTTTACCGGCACGGCTGAGGAAGCTGTCCAGCGCATGCTGAACGGCGGATTGCTGGTGGTCCCGGCGGCACCAGCCCTCAAGGACATTGGTACCCATGGAGCGTATCGCGAGGCTCTTCTGCACGCTGACCTCGTGATTACAGACAGTGCTTTCATGGTGCTGGTGTGGAACCTGCTTGAACGCGACAATCTGCGTCGTGTCTCAGGCCTGAAGTATTTGCGCCTTCTGCTGGACGAACCAGAGGTCCGTAACACAGGCAACACTCTCTGGATCATGGCCGGCAGCAAAAGCGCTGATCGCAATCTGAACTGGCTCCGCAGCGAAGGGATCAACGTTCCCGACGACTATGTTTACAACGCTCCGATGTACGGCGCGGTAATCAACGACCAGGACCTCCTTGAGCGCCTGGAACGTCTGCGGCCCAAACATATTGTGGTCACTATCGGTGGCGGCAACCAGGAGCGGCTTGGGCACTATCTTCGCCAGCAGCTCAGCTACGTGCCGGGAATCCACTGCATCGGCGCCGCTATCGCATTTCTGAGCGGTGACCAGGTCCACATTCCGGAATGGGCTGACCAGTTCTATCTGGGTTGGCTTTTCCGTGTTCTGGACAAGCCCAAGCTTTACTTCCCGCGGTACATCAGCGCGACCTCACTCTTTGGTCTGCTGGCTAAATACCGCAGCGCATTGCCGCCCCTGGAGCAGAACTCCGCCCAGCAGGCTTAG
- a CDS encoding CAP domain-containing protein: MRFRFLLTSLLFVIAGRTVHAQSSLAERYLFQALNQERTQAGLSPLHWDQHLYSAARYHAGQMAAAGAITHQFEGEPDLSERVASAGGHVSVVAENVAMAPTAVRVHDGWMHSPHHRENILDPRVTSVGIAVVARGRELYAVQDFSRDVPTLSFPQQEQAVIASLRSLRLNATSSQAARDNCVLDSGVAGGSHPLFVMRWTATDLDSIPDQLKSRLRQRRYNSAEVGACPAPSQGSFTTYRIAVLMY; this comes from the coding sequence ATGCGGTTTCGCTTTTTGCTGACATCTCTCCTGTTCGTCATCGCTGGGCGCACAGTCCATGCCCAGTCCTCTCTGGCGGAGCGCTACCTGTTCCAGGCGCTGAATCAGGAGAGAACGCAGGCCGGTCTGTCGCCTTTGCACTGGGACCAGCATCTTTATTCCGCCGCCCGATACCATGCCGGTCAAATGGCTGCCGCCGGAGCTATCACACACCAGTTTGAGGGTGAACCTGACCTATCCGAGCGGGTTGCCTCAGCCGGCGGGCACGTCTCCGTCGTCGCTGAGAATGTCGCCATGGCCCCCACGGCCGTCAGGGTTCATGACGGATGGATGCATTCACCGCACCATCGCGAAAACATTCTCGACCCGCGTGTGACCTCTGTCGGCATTGCCGTCGTCGCCAGGGGCAGGGAACTCTATGCCGTTCAGGACTTCAGCCGCGATGTTCCCACACTCTCCTTCCCGCAGCAGGAGCAGGCCGTCATCGCCAGTCTGCGCTCTCTCCGCCTCAACGCGACCTCCAGTCAGGCAGCCCGCGATAACTGCGTCCTCGACTCCGGAGTTGCCGGTGGCTCCCATCCTCTGTTCGTGATGCGGTGGACCGCAACCGACCTCGACAGCATCCCGGACCAGTTGAAATCCCGCCTGCGCCAGCGCCGCTACAACAGCGCCGAGGTAGGAGCATGTCCGGCGCCATCGCAGGGAAGTTTCACCACCTACCGGATCGCTGTACTGATGTACTAG
- a CDS encoding glycoside hydrolase family 43 protein yields the protein MAPVRFAAALLLLFTSACLAQSGPWLFAGFKNNGQDGVYYAVSEDGWNWSLLNGGKPVVRPTQAGELMRDPFLQRDPDGGFRMVWTWSWRKPLVAGYSQSKDLLHWAPHRQLEVMANEPDALNVWAPTLYWNESKRHWLLFWSSTIPGRYPKEQDDKNGLNHRIYSTTTRDFKRFTPAKLFFDPGYNVIDAVLIPSDGSKARGSYRLVFKDERTDPLQKHILMASGASLEGPWTEVSEPFTETWSEGPAGFAFDRGWLIYYDHYRSPGQHYGAVFSRDLEHWRDVQGMISFPEGLRHGSFLKITRKELDRLKAYQEGAQ from the coding sequence ATGGCACCTGTTCGATTTGCTGCTGCCCTGCTCCTCCTGTTTACCTCCGCCTGCCTGGCGCAAAGTGGTCCGTGGCTTTTTGCCGGCTTTAAAAACAATGGCCAGGATGGCGTTTATTACGCGGTCAGCGAAGATGGCTGGAACTGGTCCCTGCTCAATGGCGGCAAGCCCGTCGTGCGTCCCACGCAGGCGGGCGAGTTGATGCGTGATCCGTTCCTGCAGCGCGACCCGGATGGTGGCTTCCGCATGGTGTGGACATGGAGCTGGCGGAAGCCGCTGGTCGCAGGTTATTCGCAATCCAAAGATCTGCTGCATTGGGCACCGCATCGCCAGCTCGAGGTCATGGCCAATGAACCCGATGCGCTGAATGTGTGGGCACCCACTCTCTATTGGAATGAGAGCAAGCGGCACTGGCTGCTCTTCTGGTCCAGCACCATTCCCGGGCGTTATCCGAAGGAGCAGGACGACAAGAACGGCCTGAACCACCGCATCTACTCCACCACGACGCGCGATTTCAAGAGGTTCACTCCTGCCAAGCTCTTCTTTGACCCCGGTTACAACGTCATCGACGCCGTCCTGATTCCCTCTGACGGCAGCAAGGCACGCGGCAGCTACCGGCTGGTTTTCAAGGACGAGCGTACCGATCCCCTGCAGAAGCATATTCTGATGGCTAGCGGTGCCTCCCTTGAGGGGCCGTGGACCGAGGTCAGCGAGCCGTTTACCGAGACCTGGTCAGAAGGTCCGGCTGGCTTCGCATTCGACCGTGGGTGGCTTATCTACTATGACCACTACCGTTCGCCAGGACAGCACTATGGCGCGGTCTTTTCCCGCGACCTGGAGCACTGGCGCGATGTACAGGGTATGATCAGCTTCCCCGAGGGGTTGCGCCACGGCTCCTTTCTGAAGATCACCCGCAAGGAACTGGATCGGCTTAAGGCTTACCAGGAAGGCGCCCAATGA
- a CDS encoding AraC family transcriptional regulator — MNKHFRVAGRLALKLEELGVSVPAVLRRAGLPHDLFQQTRILVSTDGLFALWRAIGEATNDPAIGLKLGTEDRMERFHPSGIAALSTENFGAAVRHMARYKQLTVPEEMLSTIEDGEWSIRFRWLMAVDAEPPVLIEYCFAWLKTIAHRGTGQVITPLRIELMQPRDHVKLLERHFSCPVITGASQNTIVFREQDAHSPFVTRNSELLEMLAPQFDEELKLASQQNSFTELVRGAIQQRLTGNRPTIENIARDLHMSTRTLQRRLQETGSSFQRVLEEARHQMARYYLGNSVLELNEAAYLLGYEDANSFVRAFRSWEGMPPGQWRETRRGNMVQ, encoded by the coding sequence ATGAATAAGCACTTCCGCGTCGCTGGCCGGTTAGCCCTCAAGCTTGAAGAACTGGGCGTTTCTGTACCTGCTGTGTTGCGCCGGGCAGGTCTGCCGCATGACCTGTTCCAGCAGACTCGCATTCTTGTCTCGACCGACGGTCTGTTTGCTTTGTGGCGCGCCATCGGTGAGGCCACCAACGATCCGGCAATTGGCCTGAAGCTGGGAACGGAAGATCGCATGGAGCGTTTCCATCCCAGCGGTATTGCGGCTCTCTCCACGGAAAACTTCGGCGCCGCGGTACGGCATATGGCTCGCTACAAACAGCTCACCGTTCCGGAAGAGATGCTCTCCACCATTGAAGACGGTGAATGGAGTATCCGCTTCCGCTGGTTGATGGCGGTCGATGCGGAACCACCCGTGCTGATTGAATACTGCTTTGCATGGTTGAAGACCATTGCTCACCGCGGCACAGGGCAGGTCATCACGCCGCTGCGTATCGAACTCATGCAACCGCGCGACCATGTGAAGCTGCTGGAACGGCATTTCTCCTGCCCGGTTATCACTGGGGCGTCGCAGAACACCATCGTCTTTCGCGAACAGGATGCGCACAGTCCATTTGTCACGCGCAACTCCGAATTGCTGGAAATGCTGGCGCCACAGTTCGACGAAGAGCTGAAACTTGCATCCCAGCAGAACAGCTTCACTGAGCTGGTGCGTGGAGCCATCCAGCAGCGCCTGACAGGGAATCGTCCAACGATCGAAAACATTGCCCGTGACCTCCACATGAGCACACGCACCCTGCAGCGGCGTCTGCAGGAGACAGGTTCAAGCTTCCAGCGCGTCCTGGAAGAAGCTCGCCATCAAATGGCGCGCTACTACCTCGGCAACTCGGTTCTTGAGTTGAACGAGGCCGCATACCTGCTGGGGTATGAGGACGCAAACTCCTTCGTCCGCGCCTTTCGTTCCTGGGAGGGCATGCCCCCCGGCCAATGGCGGGAGACGCGACGCGGCAACATGGTGCAGTAA
- a CDS encoding (R)-mandelonitrile lyase, whose protein sequence is MEIKRVGSQPSGQGPSDWFTGTVRLDQPFQGTEPARVSGAIVTFEPGARTAWHTHPLGQTLIVTAGCGWAQREGGTIEEIRPGDVVWFAPGEKHWHGAAATTAMTHIAIQEKLDGKAVDWMEKVSDEQYLGK, encoded by the coding sequence ATGGAAATCAAACGGGTTGGGTCACAACCATCAGGCCAGGGCCCTTCCGACTGGTTTACCGGGACCGTACGCCTTGACCAGCCTTTTCAGGGAACGGAACCGGCACGTGTCAGCGGCGCCATCGTGACCTTTGAGCCAGGCGCTCGTACCGCGTGGCATACCCACCCGCTTGGGCAGACACTGATTGTCACCGCCGGATGCGGATGGGCTCAGCGCGAAGGCGGCACCATCGAAGAAATCCGCCCGGGGGATGTGGTCTGGTTTGCCCCTGGAGAGAAGCACTGGCACGGCGCCGCAGCCACCACGGCAATGACGCATATCGCCATCCAGGAGAAACTGGATGGCAAGGCCGTGGACTGGATGGAGAAGGTAAGCGACGAGCAATACCTCGGCAAGTAG
- a CDS encoding aldo/keto reductase, giving the protein MQKRKLGNSNLEVSALGLGCMGMSFSYGVVHDENEMISLMHKAVDMGINFFDTAEVYGPFTNETLVGKALSPIRDKVVIATKFGFEMKPDGSPGWLGLNSHPEHIKQVAEASLKRLNIDAIDLFYQHRVDPDVPIEEVAGAVKDLIQQGKVKHFGLSEAGVQTIRRAHAVQPVAALQNEYSLWWRKPEEEVIPTLEELGIGMVPYSPLGKGFLTGKMDANTQLGKGDFRSQLPRFTPEAMQANQAFVDLLASIAKQKEATPAQIALAWLLAQKPWIVPIPGTTKLSRLEENAGAANITLTAEELKSVDKAASEIPVQGDRYPEHLEKMTGR; this is encoded by the coding sequence ATGCAGAAACGCAAGCTTGGCAACAGCAATCTGGAAGTCTCAGCCCTTGGCCTGGGCTGCATGGGCATGAGCTTTTCCTACGGCGTCGTCCATGACGAAAACGAGATGATCTCCCTCATGCACAAGGCCGTCGACATGGGAATCAACTTCTTTGATACTGCAGAGGTCTATGGTCCCTTCACCAACGAGACCCTCGTCGGCAAGGCGCTTTCTCCCATCCGCGACAAGGTCGTCATTGCCACCAAGTTCGGCTTTGAAATGAAGCCCGACGGCAGCCCCGGTTGGCTTGGCCTGAACAGCCATCCGGAGCACATTAAGCAGGTGGCGGAAGCCTCCTTGAAGCGCTTGAACATTGATGCCATCGATCTCTTCTACCAGCACCGCGTCGATCCCGATGTGCCGATTGAAGAGGTTGCCGGAGCAGTTAAAGACCTGATCCAGCAGGGCAAGGTCAAGCACTTCGGCCTGTCAGAAGCAGGCGTGCAGACCATTCGCCGCGCCCATGCCGTGCAGCCTGTTGCCGCTCTGCAGAATGAGTATTCGCTGTGGTGGCGCAAGCCGGAAGAAGAAGTGATTCCCACGCTCGAAGAGCTCGGCATTGGCATGGTGCCCTACAGCCCCCTCGGCAAAGGCTTCCTGACCGGCAAGATGGACGCCAACACGCAGCTGGGCAAGGGAGACTTCCGCAGCCAGTTGCCACGCTTCACGCCGGAAGCGATGCAGGCCAACCAGGCATTCGTTGACCTGCTGGCAAGCATCGCAAAACAGAAGGAAGCAACGCCCGCACAGATCGCCCTTGCCTGGCTGCTGGCACAGAAGCCATGGATCGTCCCTATCCCCGGTACAACCAAACTTTCGCGCCTGGAAGAGAATGCCGGTGCGGCTAACATCACACTGACGGCGGAAGAGCTCAAGTCCGTAGACAAGGCTGCATCAGAAATTCCGGTACAGGGCGATCGCTACCCTGAGCACCTTGAAAAGATGACCGGTCGCTAA